The Candidatus Desulfatibia profunda sequence CTTCAGGTTCATGGAAAAAAATAACAGCCATGCTTGACGACCATTTTGGAGAGGAACTCGAGATTAATCCAGAGTCAGAAAATGTCATATCAGGATATCTAATTGCGAATTCAGCAGAAAAATCTTCAGCCAAAATTGCTGTCAAGATCATGGAAAGTCTCGGAGACCGGACACCCATTCGAATTACCGAGATTCCTTACATTCTTAAAAAGCACGATAAAGTCGATCCAGATGTTTTTAAAAAGAAATCCATAGGCTCGCTTTCAAACTGTCGGGCCTGCCATACAACAGCCGAAAAAGGGATATATGAAGATGATCATGTTGTAATACCACAGTGACAGGATCGGTTGAAATCAAAACGTATCATTCGTTGAAAGATAGGCGTGAATATATGACAGCGTCAGTCAGAACCGCCAGATCGGTGACAATTGTCGGGGCTCTGGTAAGTATAATTTTAATTCTGCTAAAGTTTTTTGCGGGGATATTCGGAAGTAGCCAAGCCCTGATAGCGGATGCGGTTCACTCTGTTTCCGACCTCTTTACCGACATTGTGGTCCTGCTGGGTGTCGGAATTGGTCGTAAACCCCCG is a genomic window containing:
- a CDS encoding diheme cytochrome c; this encodes MNAIKKCIIFWAALLLMANGVFYTALADHNGHKETRRYQKRDRNHSDHDAKRYLAPANNPIYIEECGACHFPYQPELLPSGSWKKITAMLDDHFGEELEINPESENVISGYLIANSAEKSSAKIAVKIMESLGDRTPIRITEIPYILKKHDKVDPDVFKKKSIGSLSNCRACHTTAEKGIYEDDHVVIPQ